Proteins encoded in a region of the Euleptes europaea isolate rEulEur1 chromosome 3, rEulEur1.hap1, whole genome shotgun sequence genome:
- the BPGM gene encoding bisphosphoglycerate mutase: MAKYKLVLLRHGEGAWNKENRFCSWVDQKLSVDGVKEAQACGKHLRNLGVKFDLVFTSILSRSIQTAWLVLEEMGQEWVPTEASWRLNERHYGALIGLNRAEMALNHGEEQVKRWRRSYDVTPPPITESHPYYHEIYNDRRYKHCDVPLEKLPKAESLKEVLDRLLPYWNERIAPEVKKGKTVLISAHGNSTRALLKHLEGISDEAIVNVTLPTGVPVLLELDEDLRPLGPHQFLGDQEAIQAAIKKVEDQGKAKPVEK; the protein is encoded by the exons ATGGCCAAGTACAAGCTAGTCCTGCTGAGGCACGGGGAAGGGGCCTGGAACAAGGAGAACCGCTTCTGCAGCTGGGTGGACCAGAAGCTGAGCGTCGATGGGGTGAAGGAGGCCCAGGCCTGCGGCAAGCACCTCAGGAACCTGGGCGTCAAGTTTGACCTCGTGTTCACGTCCATCCTCAGCCGCTCCATTCAGACTGCTTGGCTGGTGCTCGAGGAGATGGGGCAGGAGTGGGTCCCCACCGAGGCTTCCTGGAGGCTGAACGAGAGGCACTACGGGGCGCTGATCGGCCTCAACCGGGCGGAAATGGCTCTGAACCATGGGGAAGAGCAGGTGAAGAGGTGGCGGCGGAGCTACGACGTCACCCCGCCGCCCATCACGGAGTCCCATCCGTATTATCACGAGATCTACAACGACCGCCGGTATAAGCATTGTGACGTACCCTTGGAAAAACTCCCCAAGGCTGAAAGTTTAAAGGAAGTCCTTGACAGACTCCTTCCCTACTGGAATGAGAGGATAGCGCCGGAGGTAAAGAAAGGAAAAACGGTTCTCATCTCTGCTCACGGGAACAGCACGCGGGCTCTGCTGAAACATTTGGAAG GCATCTCTGATGAAGCCATTGTCAACGTCACCCTTCCCACCGGCGTTCCGGTTCTCCTTGAGCTTGACGAGGATCTGCGCCCTCTCGGCCCACACCAGTTTCTGGGTGACCAAGAAGCCATCCAAGCTGCCATCAAGAAAGTGGAGGATCAAGGGAAAGCCAAGCCGGTGGAGAAATAA